In Cyprinus carpio isolate SPL01 chromosome A1, ASM1834038v1, whole genome shotgun sequence, the following proteins share a genomic window:
- the cyyr1 gene encoding cysteine and tyrosine-rich protein 1, which yields MENPRTASSQKSWKFVRDSLLLCFFAGHGDAQCDSCIEYCCDGVPPFCCSYYAYVGDVLSGTAISGIVFGVVFLMGAVAAIFLCICMCVKNGRGARVGVFSSSYINTVTQGYPGPPPPYSYDYEMYPPDLRPPPYTPTPPRVANYSPPPPYPGYSRK from the exons ATGGAAAATCCGAGGACAGCGAGTTCACAGAAGAGTTGGAAGTTCGTGCGGGACTCTCTACTGCTTTGCTTCTTTGCCG GCCATGGAGACGCTCAGTGCGACAGCTGTATTGAGTACTGCTGTGATGGGGTTCCTCCTTTCTGCTGCTCTTACTATGCGTATGTGGGAGACGTGCTCTc GGGAACGGCCATCTCAGGGATCGTGTTTGGTGTGGTGTTTTTGATGGGTGCAGTGGCCGCCATCTTTCTgtgcatctgtatgtgtgtgaagaaCGGGCGTGGGGCGAGAGTGGGCGTCTTCAGCTCATCATATATCAACACTGTGACTCAGGGTTACCCAG GTCCTCCACCTCCTTATAGCTATGATTATGAGATGTATCCTCCTGATCTACGGCCGCCTCCATACACACCAACTCCACCCAGAGTGGCAAACTACTCTCCACCTCCACCTTATCCAGGCTACAGCCGCAAATGA